The Styela clava chromosome 10, kaStyClav1.hap1.2, whole genome shotgun sequence genome window below encodes:
- the LOC144428200 gene encoding uncharacterized protein LOC144428200 — translation MQAHNIPESEVERYLYRQTGKIDYKKYTRCTICHKVNLRATLRRHLKTVHKLRGEELDGTLRNMTRESIYYDVLQKYEAALQKGVFNQKAKDAKTAKYAVNELKLYNYTPATGDEQRKVSGPKIPPFYSH, via the exons ATGCAAGCACACAATATCCCTGAGTCCGAAGTCGAAag ATATCTTTACCGTCAAACCGGTAAAatagattataaaaaatataccaGATGCACCATCTGTCATAAAGTTAACTTGCGAGCAACTTTGAGACGACATCTGAAGACCGTCCATAAATTACGAGGAGAGGAGTTGGACGGAACATTAAGAAATATGACGCGAGAGTCCATATACTATGAT GTACTTCAAAAGTATGAAGCGGCTCTTCAAAAAGGGGTTTTCAACCAAAAAGCAAAAGACGCAAAAACGGCAAAATACGCAGTGAACGAGCTTAAACTGTACAACTATACACCAGCTACTGGAGACGAACAGCGAAAAGTCTCCGGCCCTAAGATACCGCCATTTTATAGCCATTAA